The Argentina anserina chromosome 3, drPotAnse1.1, whole genome shotgun sequence genome includes a region encoding these proteins:
- the LOC126786817 gene encoding CSC1-like protein ERD4 isoform X2: protein MLSIGHVQAKSARLWAFLLGVYLVSFVTYFLLWKAYKHVSDLRASALRTPDIKPEQFAVVVRDIPAVPEGQNRKEQVDSYFRAIYPDTYYKSMIVTDNKKVNKLWTELEGFKKKLERAEAVYAASKTTGSPEGTRPTNKTGFCGLCGAKVDSIEYYTGKINETIPKLESEQKATLREKQLNAAVVFFTNRVTAASAAQTLHARMVDTWTVMAAPEPRQVLWPNLKIKFFERQVRQYVVYFIVALTVVFYMIPIGLISAFTTLDNLVKFIPFIKPVVNQSALKTVLEAYLPQLALIVFLALLPKLLYALSKAEGIPSQSHAIRAAAGKYFYFSVFNVFLGVTLGGTLFNTFKDIEKDPNTLVPLLATSLPGSATYFLTFVALKFFVGYGLELSRIVPLIIFHLKRKYLCKTEGELKAAWQPSDLGYGTRVPGDMLIVTIVLCYSVIAPLILPFGVLYFGIGWLILRNQALKVYCPAYESNGRFWPHMQLRILAALILYQVTMVGFLGVKKFYYAPFLIPLPILSLLFGYTCSKKFYRFFGDAALEVASQELKDIPNMEQIYKAYVPESLNPEKVLLDDDQFEDAKSNVSRTASFA from the exons ATGTTATCCATAGGACATGTCCAG GCGAAGAGTGCAAGGCTGTGGGCGTTTCTCCTAGGTGTCTACTTGGTTTCTTTTGTTACATATTTCTTGTTGTGGAAGGCGTATAAACATGTTTCCGATTTGAGAGCCAGTGCTTTAAGGACTCCTGATATCAAGCCTGAACAATTTGCTGTTGTTGTTAGAGACATACCTGCTGTCCCTGAAGGTCAAAATAGAAAGGAACAAGTTGATTCATATTTCAGGGCCATCTACCCCGATACATATTACAAATCAATGATTGTTACAGACAATAAAAAG gtGAACAAACTTTGGACAGAGTTAGAAGGGTTCAAGAAAAAGCTTGAACGTGCTGAAGCAGTTTATGCAGCATCCAAAACAACAGGCAGTCCCGAAGGAACAAGACCCACTAATAAAACTGGCTTCTGTGGTCTTTGTGGGGCAAAGGTTGATAGTATTGAGTACTACACTGGGAAGATTAATGAAACAATCCCAAAATTGGAATCTGAACAAAAAGCCACTCTCAGAGAGAAACAGCTAAATGCTGCTGTAGTGTTCTTCACTAATAGGGTGACTGCAGCTTCTGCAGCACAGACTCTACATGCCCGAATGGTTGACACATGGACAGTCATGGCTGCTCCTGAACCTCGTCAAGTACTTTGGCCTAATCTGAAAATCAAGTTTTTCGAGAGGCAAGTGCGGCAGTATGTTGTGTATTTCATTGTGGCTCTGACCGTAGTGTTTTATATGATCCCAATTGGACTCATCTCTGCATTTACAACTCTAGATAATCTGGTAAAATTTATCCCGTTTATCAAGCCAGTTGTGAATCAATCCGCACTCAAGACAGTGCTGGAGGCATACCTTCCTCAGCTTGCACTTATAGTCTTCTTAGCTTTGTTGCCAAAGCTCCTTTATGCTCTATCTAAAGCTGAGGGAATTCCTTCTCAGAGCCATGCAATACGGGCTGcagctggaaaatacttctatTTCAGTGTGTTCAATGTTTTCCTTGGAGTTACACTGGGTGGGACCTTGTTCAATACATTCAAGGATATTGAGAAGGATCCTAATACACTTGTTCCCTTGCTGGCGACTAGCCTCCCAGGAAGTGCAACCTATTTCCTCACTTTTGTGGCTCTGAA GTTTTTTGTCGGCTATGGTCTTGAACTATCTCGAATAGTTCCTCTGATCATTTTTCATCTGAAAAGGAAGTATCTTTGTAAGACTGAAGGCGAGTTGAAAGCAGCTTGGCAACCTAGTGATCTTGGTTATGGGACTAGAGTTCCTGGTGATATGCTGATCGTAACAATTGTTCTCTGCTATTCTGTTATAGCTCCGCTGATCCTTCCATTTGGTGTGCTGTACTTTGGCATTGGATGGCTCATCCTTAGAAACCAG GCACTCAAAGTCTATTGTCCCGCATATGAAAGCAACGGAAGGTTCTGGCCACACATGCAGCTCCGGATTCTTGCAGCTCTGATACTCTACCAGGTTACCATGGTTGGTTTCTTGGGGGTAAAGAAGTTCTACTATGCTCCCTTCTTGATCCCACTTCCTATCCTCTCCTTGCTCTTCGGTTACACCTGTAGCAAGAAATTCTACAGGTTCTTTGGAGACGCTGCTCTTGAAGTTGCTTCCCAAGAATTGAAAGACATTCCTAACATGGAGCAAATATATAAAGCTTACGTCCCAGAAAGCTTGAACCCTGAGAAGGTACTACTGGATGATGATCAATTCGAAGATGCCAAGTCAAATGTGTCGAGAACAGCGTCATTTGCCTGA
- the LOC126786817 gene encoding CSC1-like protein ERD4 isoform X1: MDLSSFLTSLGTSFAIFVVLMFLFAWLSSKPGNAVVYYPNRILKGMDPWEGGSKTRNPFSWVKEALTSTEQQVIALSGVDTAVYFVFLSTVLGILVLCSLVLLPVLLPVSATDIGDTTPNTTTSEGAFTDLDMLSIGHVQAKSARLWAFLLGVYLVSFVTYFLLWKAYKHVSDLRASALRTPDIKPEQFAVVVRDIPAVPEGQNRKEQVDSYFRAIYPDTYYKSMIVTDNKKVNKLWTELEGFKKKLERAEAVYAASKTTGSPEGTRPTNKTGFCGLCGAKVDSIEYYTGKINETIPKLESEQKATLREKQLNAAVVFFTNRVTAASAAQTLHARMVDTWTVMAAPEPRQVLWPNLKIKFFERQVRQYVVYFIVALTVVFYMIPIGLISAFTTLDNLVKFIPFIKPVVNQSALKTVLEAYLPQLALIVFLALLPKLLYALSKAEGIPSQSHAIRAAAGKYFYFSVFNVFLGVTLGGTLFNTFKDIEKDPNTLVPLLATSLPGSATYFLTFVALKFFVGYGLELSRIVPLIIFHLKRKYLCKTEGELKAAWQPSDLGYGTRVPGDMLIVTIVLCYSVIAPLILPFGVLYFGIGWLILRNQALKVYCPAYESNGRFWPHMQLRILAALILYQVTMVGFLGVKKFYYAPFLIPLPILSLLFGYTCSKKFYRFFGDAALEVASQELKDIPNMEQIYKAYVPESLNPEKVLLDDDQFEDAKSNVSRTASFA, from the exons ATGGATCTCAGTTCGTTCCTGACATCGTTAGGGACCTCGTTTGCGATATTTGTGGTACTGATGTTTCTGTTCGCGTGGCTGTCGTCCAAGCCCGGGAACGCGGTGGTGTACTATCCGAATCGGATCCTGAAGGGTATGGATCCGTGGGAGGGCGGATCCAAGACCCGGAACCCGTTTTCGTGGGTCAAAGAAGCTCTGACTTCAACAGAGCAGCAAGTTATAGCCCTTTCTGGGGTTGACACTGCTGTCTACTTTGTCTTCTTGAGCACCG TTTTGGGAATCCTGGTTTTGTGCAGCTTGGTTCTGCTACCCGTGCTTCTGCCAGTTTCTGCCACTGACATCGGAGACACCACACCAAACACCACCACCAGCGAAGGAGCTTTCACTGACCTTGACATGTTATCCATAGGACATGTCCAG GCGAAGAGTGCAAGGCTGTGGGCGTTTCTCCTAGGTGTCTACTTGGTTTCTTTTGTTACATATTTCTTGTTGTGGAAGGCGTATAAACATGTTTCCGATTTGAGAGCCAGTGCTTTAAGGACTCCTGATATCAAGCCTGAACAATTTGCTGTTGTTGTTAGAGACATACCTGCTGTCCCTGAAGGTCAAAATAGAAAGGAACAAGTTGATTCATATTTCAGGGCCATCTACCCCGATACATATTACAAATCAATGATTGTTACAGACAATAAAAAG gtGAACAAACTTTGGACAGAGTTAGAAGGGTTCAAGAAAAAGCTTGAACGTGCTGAAGCAGTTTATGCAGCATCCAAAACAACAGGCAGTCCCGAAGGAACAAGACCCACTAATAAAACTGGCTTCTGTGGTCTTTGTGGGGCAAAGGTTGATAGTATTGAGTACTACACTGGGAAGATTAATGAAACAATCCCAAAATTGGAATCTGAACAAAAAGCCACTCTCAGAGAGAAACAGCTAAATGCTGCTGTAGTGTTCTTCACTAATAGGGTGACTGCAGCTTCTGCAGCACAGACTCTACATGCCCGAATGGTTGACACATGGACAGTCATGGCTGCTCCTGAACCTCGTCAAGTACTTTGGCCTAATCTGAAAATCAAGTTTTTCGAGAGGCAAGTGCGGCAGTATGTTGTGTATTTCATTGTGGCTCTGACCGTAGTGTTTTATATGATCCCAATTGGACTCATCTCTGCATTTACAACTCTAGATAATCTGGTAAAATTTATCCCGTTTATCAAGCCAGTTGTGAATCAATCCGCACTCAAGACAGTGCTGGAGGCATACCTTCCTCAGCTTGCACTTATAGTCTTCTTAGCTTTGTTGCCAAAGCTCCTTTATGCTCTATCTAAAGCTGAGGGAATTCCTTCTCAGAGCCATGCAATACGGGCTGcagctggaaaatacttctatTTCAGTGTGTTCAATGTTTTCCTTGGAGTTACACTGGGTGGGACCTTGTTCAATACATTCAAGGATATTGAGAAGGATCCTAATACACTTGTTCCCTTGCTGGCGACTAGCCTCCCAGGAAGTGCAACCTATTTCCTCACTTTTGTGGCTCTGAA GTTTTTTGTCGGCTATGGTCTTGAACTATCTCGAATAGTTCCTCTGATCATTTTTCATCTGAAAAGGAAGTATCTTTGTAAGACTGAAGGCGAGTTGAAAGCAGCTTGGCAACCTAGTGATCTTGGTTATGGGACTAGAGTTCCTGGTGATATGCTGATCGTAACAATTGTTCTCTGCTATTCTGTTATAGCTCCGCTGATCCTTCCATTTGGTGTGCTGTACTTTGGCATTGGATGGCTCATCCTTAGAAACCAG GCACTCAAAGTCTATTGTCCCGCATATGAAAGCAACGGAAGGTTCTGGCCACACATGCAGCTCCGGATTCTTGCAGCTCTGATACTCTACCAGGTTACCATGGTTGGTTTCTTGGGGGTAAAGAAGTTCTACTATGCTCCCTTCTTGATCCCACTTCCTATCCTCTCCTTGCTCTTCGGTTACACCTGTAGCAAGAAATTCTACAGGTTCTTTGGAGACGCTGCTCTTGAAGTTGCTTCCCAAGAATTGAAAGACATTCCTAACATGGAGCAAATATATAAAGCTTACGTCCCAGAAAGCTTGAACCCTGAGAAGGTACTACTGGATGATGATCAATTCGAAGATGCCAAGTCAAATGTGTCGAGAACAGCGTCATTTGCCTGA